The following are from one region of the Veillonella nakazawae genome:
- a CDS encoding sensor histidine kinase encodes MDIGQDILNTTPLGPLQTSLLEHISKLISFGESLTRQRIQIFTPLLEKSQGDMQQRSDMLCIERTEQGVITRQLKGNNTWHSMMENGQPLIGGEHDQRQHVFPVVDNGGRIIGGIAFTVSSSIKKNQYEQEYILSDTMQRLMLTATDEQIQSYEPISYFDGLIIFDDSHRILYGNESAIQLVDLLGFDRRLVGSSIYSSTLKISAIQQVLDDRTIYTSEEIYQDMVIRQHMIPIAMGRNETRCFLVLHDCTRESKQQQELLVKNSIIKEVHHRVKNNLQTVAGLLRMEARHSSLPEVKQALQEGINRIESMALVHDIVSHYDEDYIGIRSIYDELCRLLRMSMIRQDQEVTFTYSGEDILISSHMASYVSLITNELITNSLEHGLDGKAGEIRLAVSELEEYIVLDFSDTGKGLPKDFSINSNKRLGLTIINNLVTHELKGRLSVKNTDTGVLVTIHMKKEK; translated from the coding sequence GTGGATATCGGTCAAGATATTTTAAATACAACACCATTAGGTCCCTTACAAACCTCATTACTAGAGCATATTAGTAAACTTATATCCTTTGGCGAGTCATTGACCCGTCAAAGGATACAGATTTTTACGCCTCTTCTAGAAAAATCACAAGGTGATATGCAGCAACGTTCAGATATGCTATGCATTGAACGGACCGAGCAAGGTGTTATTACTCGACAATTAAAAGGAAATAATACGTGGCATTCTATGATGGAAAATGGTCAACCTCTTATTGGGGGAGAGCATGATCAACGACAACATGTTTTTCCTGTTGTCGATAATGGTGGTCGTATTATTGGGGGGATAGCTTTTACAGTATCTTCATCTATTAAAAAAAATCAATATGAACAAGAATATATCTTATCTGATACGATGCAACGCCTCATGCTGACTGCTACAGATGAGCAAATACAATCGTATGAGCCAATTTCTTATTTTGATGGTTTAATCATCTTTGATGATTCTCATAGAATTCTCTATGGTAATGAGTCAGCTATACAATTAGTAGATTTACTTGGATTTGATCGACGACTAGTAGGGTCATCAATTTATAGCAGTACCTTGAAAATTTCCGCCATACAACAAGTGTTGGATGATAGAACGATATACACTAGTGAAGAAATTTATCAAGATATGGTAATTCGTCAGCATATGATTCCTATTGCTATGGGACGCAATGAAACACGTTGTTTCCTCGTGCTTCACGATTGTACCCGTGAAAGTAAGCAGCAACAAGAATTGCTAGTAAAGAATTCTATTATCAAAGAGGTTCATCACCGTGTAAAAAACAATTTACAAACTGTAGCGGGATTACTACGTATGGAAGCAAGACATTCTAGCCTGCCAGAAGTTAAACAAGCCTTACAAGAGGGAATCAATCGTATTGAAAGTATGGCTTTGGTTCATGATATTGTGTCCCATTATGATGAGGATTATATTGGTATCCGATCAATCTATGACGAGTTATGTCGTTTGTTGCGCATGAGTATGATTCGACAAGACCAAGAGGTTACCTTTACCTATAGTGGAGAAGATATATTGATTTCATCCCATATGGCAAGTTATGTATCCCTCATAACTAATGAGTTAATCACTAATAGTCTTGAACATGGTTTAGATGGTAAAGCAGGGGAGATTCGTCTAGCAGTTTCGGAATTAGAGGAATATATTGTATTAGATTTTTCTGATACAGGAAAAGGGTTACCTAAAGATTTCTCTATTAACTCGAATAAGCGATTAGGATTAACTATCATTAATAATTTAGTTACCCATGAGTTAAAAGGGCGTCTATCTGTTAAAAATACTGATACCGGTGTTCTAGTGACAATACATATGAAGAAGGAGAAGTAA
- the groES gene encoding co-chaperone GroES, translating to MLKPLADRVLIRLEAKEEKTKSGIFLPDTAKEKPQEGVVVAVGAGKVYDNGQRVAPEVKVGDTVMFAKYAGSELEIDGATHLIISERDILAVL from the coding sequence ATGTTAAAACCATTAGCTGACCGCGTTCTTATCCGTTTAGAAGCAAAAGAAGAAAAAACTAAAAGTGGTATTTTCCTTCCTGATACAGCAAAAGAAAAACCTCAAGAAGGCGTAGTAGTAGCTGTAGGTGCTGGTAAAGTTTATGACAATGGTCAACGTGTAGCTCCAGAAGTTAAAGTTGGCGATACTGTTATGTTCGCAAAATATGCTGGTAGCGAATTAGAAATCGATGGCGCTACTCATTTGATCATTAGCGAACGCGATATCTTAGCAGTATTATAA
- a CDS encoding SufB/SufD family protein, which translates to MSELLFNELPRPTFRWLRVNHTVSSLAGEDTSVQSIAVEANQNILSPLPAGTALLDGNYEGANKEAVQVLVEKAEGYAINIPAKGKEVVGIRIDANARVANRFQFIVGEGAELEVQFYVTGAGEALTNVSYLNEYDVKEGGKVVVKKVNLLPEHVQHIEHRYTKLEDKADVEYINIELGGSENILNYYHDLVGQESRMVHDIAYLGNEEQKFDISMIMSHGGKKSFSDIHTLGALSGNSKKSFRGTLDFLHGATASEGAEEDTCLLLDPTVKSVSLPLLLCKEDNVVGNHAASAGQIDHNKLFYIMSRGFSEVEAKHIIVESMIRPIIDRIGDETIEEAALAAVRNKI; encoded by the coding sequence ATGAGCGAATTACTATTTAATGAACTCCCTAGACCGACATTCAGATGGTTGCGTGTTAACCATACTGTAAGCTCTCTAGCTGGAGAAGATACATCTGTACAATCCATCGCTGTGGAAGCGAATCAAAATATACTTTCACCATTACCTGCTGGTACAGCATTGCTAGATGGTAATTATGAAGGTGCCAATAAAGAAGCTGTTCAAGTATTAGTGGAAAAAGCGGAAGGTTATGCTATCAATATACCTGCTAAGGGAAAGGAAGTTGTAGGTATCCGCATTGATGCTAATGCACGTGTAGCTAACCGTTTCCAATTCATCGTTGGTGAAGGGGCAGAACTAGAGGTACAATTCTATGTAACTGGCGCTGGTGAAGCTTTAACAAATGTTAGTTATCTAAATGAATACGATGTAAAAGAAGGCGGTAAAGTTGTAGTGAAAAAGGTAAATCTTTTACCTGAACATGTACAACATATCGAACATCGTTATACAAAATTAGAAGATAAAGCAGATGTAGAATATATTAACATTGAACTTGGTGGTAGCGAAAATATTTTGAACTACTATCATGATTTAGTAGGTCAAGAATCTCGTATGGTTCATGATATTGCTTATCTTGGTAACGAAGAGCAAAAATTTGATATCTCCATGATTATGAGTCATGGTGGTAAAAAATCCTTCAGTGATATTCATACATTAGGTGCGCTTAGTGGCAATTCTAAAAAATCTTTCCGTGGTACTCTTGATTTCCTTCATGGTGCAACAGCTTCTGAAGGTGCGGAAGAAGATACTTGCTTATTGTTAGATCCAACTGTAAAATCTGTTTCTTTACCTCTATTATTGTGTAAAGAAGATAATGTAGTGGGCAATCATGCAGCGAGTGCAGGCCAAATTGATCATAATAAATTGTTCTATATCATGAGCCGTGGCTTTAGTGAAGTAGAAGCAAAACATATCATTGTAGAATCTATGATTCGACCTATTATTGATCGCATTGGTGATGAAACGATTGAAGAAGCAGCGTTAGCAGCTGTACGTAATAAAATTTAA
- a CDS encoding ANTAR domain-containing response regulator yields the protein MRVLIVDDESLIRMDLRDIIESCGHEVVAEGTNGVEAIKLCKEYKPDIVLMDVKMPELDGIEAARQIGFHHEAPVVLLTSYSQQDLINKARESGVYGYLIKPIREEQLVPTLEMALGRYHSDAELREKMAELEQSLEDRKIIQKGTGILMELYSISEEEAYNRIRALSMKKRDSIVNICKALINQVSK from the coding sequence ATGCGCGTTTTAATAGTGGATGATGAATCCCTTATACGTATGGATCTACGCGATATTATTGAATCCTGTGGTCATGAAGTTGTGGCAGAAGGGACTAATGGTGTTGAAGCCATCAAGCTTTGCAAAGAATATAAACCTGATATTGTTTTAATGGATGTAAAAATGCCAGAATTAGATGGCATCGAAGCAGCACGTCAAATTGGCTTTCACCATGAAGCACCAGTAGTTCTATTAACTAGTTATAGTCAACAGGATTTAATAAATAAGGCTAGAGAATCTGGCGTATATGGATATTTAATTAAGCCTATTCGTGAAGAACAATTGGTTCCAACCTTAGAAATGGCATTAGGGCGCTATCATAGTGATGCTGAGCTACGTGAAAAAATGGCTGAATTAGAACAATCATTAGAAGATCGTAAAATCATTCAAAAAGGGACCGGTATATTGATGGAGCTATACTCTATATCAGAAGAGGAAGCGTACAATCGTATTCGTGCCTTAAGTATGAAGAAACGAGATAGTATTGTTAATATCTGTAAAGCATTAATTAATCAAGTTTCAAAATAG
- a CDS encoding SufS family cysteine desulfurase gives MRPIAEAYKDFPILHKEHNGHRVIYLDSGATAQIPQSVIDRVVEHMTQRNGNPHRGSHILAIEASEDYENARDRVVEFINAREREEVVFTRNSTESMNLIAHSYGLHNVKKGNKIVITVAEHHANLVTWQYVAEQTGATLEYMYLDEHGHLKDGEINKIDENTKIVAFAHVSNVLGMEFPVKELTEKAHSVGAVVVLDGAQSTPHKKIDVQELDCDFFVFSGHKMCASQGIGVLYGKRELLEAMPPFLLGGDMIEYVKEQTTTFNELPYKFEAGTPNADGAVSLHAAIDYLESFGMDAIKAYEEELVAYILPKIVALPHVHVIGSQNPKEKHGVIAFTVDDVHPHDVATILDSKGICVRSGHHCAQPLGAFYNVSASTRLSMYLYTRKEDLDAFLEVLKTVRSVMGFKD, from the coding sequence ATGAGACCAATTGCAGAAGCATATAAAGACTTTCCTATACTACATAAAGAGCATAATGGGCACCGCGTTATCTATTTAGATAGCGGTGCTACTGCACAAATTCCACAATCCGTAATTGATCGTGTTGTGGAACATATGACACAACGTAATGGTAATCCACATCGTGGCTCTCATATTTTAGCTATTGAAGCATCTGAAGACTATGAAAATGCACGTGATCGCGTAGTTGAATTTATCAATGCTCGTGAGCGTGAAGAAGTTGTATTTACACGTAATAGTACAGAATCTATGAACTTGATTGCTCATAGCTATGGTCTTCATAATGTGAAGAAAGGTAACAAGATTGTCATTACTGTTGCGGAACATCATGCCAATCTTGTAACATGGCAATATGTAGCAGAACAAACAGGGGCAACCTTAGAATATATGTACCTTGATGAACATGGGCATTTAAAAGATGGTGAAATCAATAAAATTGATGAGAACACTAAAATTGTTGCCTTTGCTCATGTTAGTAATGTGCTTGGTATGGAATTCCCTGTAAAAGAATTAACTGAAAAAGCGCATTCCGTAGGTGCTGTAGTAGTTCTCGATGGTGCTCAATCTACACCTCATAAAAAAATTGATGTTCAAGAATTAGACTGCGATTTCTTCGTATTCTCTGGTCATAAAATGTGTGCATCTCAAGGTATTGGTGTACTTTATGGTAAACGTGAGTTATTAGAAGCGATGCCACCTTTCCTATTGGGTGGGGATATGATTGAATATGTAAAAGAACAAACTACTACATTCAATGAGCTTCCATATAAGTTTGAAGCAGGTACACCAAATGCTGATGGCGCCGTTTCCTTACATGCGGCAATTGATTATTTAGAATCATTTGGCATGGATGCTATTAAAGCTTATGAAGAGGAACTAGTAGCATATATTCTTCCTAAAATTGTTGCATTACCACATGTTCATGTGATTGGTTCTCAAAATCCTAAGGAAAAACATGGTGTAATTGCATTCACTGTAGATGATGTACATCCTCATGATGTAGCTACGATTTTGGACTCTAAAGGCATTTGTGTTCGTTCTGGACACCATTGTGCACAACCATTAGGTGCATTCTACAATGTATCTGCATCTACTCGTCTAAGCATGTACTTATATACTCGTAAGGAAGATTTAGATGCATTCTTAGAAGTATTGAAGACTGTTCGTTCAGTAATGGGTTTTAAAGATTAG
- the sufC gene encoding Fe-S cluster assembly ATPase SufC, protein MAELLQIKDLKVSVEGKQILKGINLTINKGEIHVVMGTNGAGKSTLANAIMGNTTYTVDSGSIVFDGKDITEDAVNDRAKAGIFMSFQNPISIPGITVENFIRTAKSTITGKNVRALSFKKELKEKMDELSFDVSYAQRYVNEGFSGGERKKNEILQMSILNPKLAILDETDSGLDVDAVRIVSEGVQRFHNEENAVLIITHHNQILQKLKPDFVHVLINGKIVKTGDASLVREIEEKGYDAYKALA, encoded by the coding sequence TTGGCTGAATTACTTCAGATAAAAGATTTAAAGGTATCCGTTGAAGGTAAACAAATCTTAAAAGGTATCAACTTAACAATTAATAAAGGTGAAATCCATGTTGTAATGGGCACAAATGGTGCAGGTAAATCTACACTTGCCAATGCTATTATGGGTAACACTACATATACTGTAGATAGCGGCTCTATTGTTTTTGATGGTAAAGATATTACGGAAGATGCAGTAAATGATCGTGCGAAAGCAGGTATCTTTATGTCCTTCCAAAATCCAATTTCTATTCCTGGCATTACAGTAGAAAACTTCATCCGTACTGCGAAATCTACAATTACTGGTAAAAATGTACGTGCTTTATCTTTCAAAAAAGAATTGAAAGAAAAAATGGATGAATTATCCTTCGATGTATCTTATGCACAACGTTATGTAAATGAAGGGTTCTCCGGTGGTGAACGCAAGAAAAATGAAATTCTTCAAATGTCCATTTTAAATCCTAAATTGGCTATTCTTGATGAAACAGACTCCGGCCTTGACGTAGATGCGGTTCGTATCGTATCTGAAGGTGTACAACGTTTCCACAACGAAGAAAATGCTGTATTGATCATCACTCACCATAACCAAATCTTGCAAAAATTAAAACCTGATTTCGTTCATGTATTGATCAATGGTAAGATCGTTAAAACTGGTGATGCTTCTCTTGTACGTGAAATCGAAGAAAAAGGTTACGACGCATACAAAGCATTAGCATAG
- the sufU gene encoding Fe-S cluster assembly sulfur transfer protein SufU: protein MEMDQLYTELILEHNQDKRNKHELAHFTNSEHGHNPSCGDDLTLQLNVEDGIIKDAAYTGSGCAISQASASMMIDIIKGKSVEEALRLVEIFLGMIKKEITDENELEELEDAMALQNISNMPARVKCAVLAWHTLKEALKK from the coding sequence ATGGAAATGGATCAATTATATACAGAACTTATTTTGGAACATAACCAAGATAAGCGTAATAAACATGAGTTAGCTCATTTTACAAATTCTGAACATGGCCATAACCCTAGTTGTGGTGATGATCTAACATTACAACTCAACGTAGAAGATGGCATTATTAAAGATGCTGCTTATACAGGCTCTGGCTGCGCTATCAGTCAAGCGTCTGCATCTATGATGATTGATATCATTAAGGGGAAATCTGTTGAGGAAGCTCTTCGTTTGGTAGAAATTTTCTTAGGTATGATCAAAAAAGAAATTACCGATGAAAATGAGTTAGAAGAATTAGAAGATGCTATGGCATTGCAAAATATTTCTAACATGCCAGCACGTGTTAAGTGTGCGGTTCTTGCATGGCATACATTAAAAGAGGCTTTAAAGAAATAA
- a CDS encoding diaminopimelate decarboxylase family protein, which yields MNTKTVPFTAEQLENIIAQYPTPFHIYDEEGIIENMKAFINAFSWNKGFKQYFAVKATPNPYIMRVLQKLGVGADCSSLAELMLCEKVGITGHDIMFTSNDTPYVEYKKALELGAIINLDDITHIEYLEKNHGSLPDTFCVRYNPGSLKEGGNTIIGLPEEAKYGMTREQILEAYKQLQAKGVKHFGIHTMVVSNELDIDGLVGTAELCFNLAVDIKNELGINVEFIDLGGGVGVAYKPEQTPVDFNALSKGVEEAYNRILVANGLGDVALAYECGRMVTGPFGYLVSTAIHKKDIYRHYIGLDSCMANLMRPALYGSYHHITVMGKENAPKDHVYDVTGSLCENNDKFAIQRELPKIDIGDRIIIHDAGAHGHSMGFNYNGKLRSAELLLHKDGSVTQIRRAETYDDLFGTLDFSNL from the coding sequence ATGAACACAAAAACAGTTCCGTTTACAGCTGAACAATTAGAAAATATTATTGCCCAATACCCAACGCCATTCCATATTTATGATGAAGAAGGTATCATTGAAAATATGAAAGCATTCATTAATGCATTTTCTTGGAATAAAGGGTTCAAACAATATTTTGCTGTAAAAGCAACTCCTAATCCATATATTATGCGTGTATTACAAAAGCTTGGTGTAGGTGCCGATTGTTCTTCCTTAGCAGAGTTAATGCTATGTGAAAAAGTGGGCATTACAGGTCATGATATTATGTTCACATCTAATGACACACCATATGTGGAATATAAAAAAGCACTTGAATTAGGTGCTATCATCAATCTTGATGATATTACACATATTGAATATTTAGAAAAAAATCATGGTTCTTTGCCTGATACATTCTGCGTACGTTATAACCCAGGCTCCTTAAAAGAAGGGGGTAATACAATTATCGGCCTTCCTGAAGAAGCTAAATATGGTATGACACGTGAACAGATTCTTGAAGCTTATAAACAGTTGCAAGCTAAAGGTGTAAAACATTTTGGTATCCATACAATGGTTGTATCTAACGAGCTTGATATTGATGGCTTAGTTGGCACTGCTGAACTTTGCTTCAATCTAGCAGTAGATATTAAAAATGAACTAGGCATCAATGTTGAGTTTATCGATCTTGGTGGTGGTGTAGGTGTTGCTTATAAACCAGAACAAACACCAGTAGATTTCAATGCACTTAGTAAAGGTGTAGAAGAGGCCTATAATAGAATTCTTGTAGCTAATGGCCTTGGTGATGTAGCATTGGCTTATGAATGTGGCCGTATGGTTACAGGTCCATTTGGTTACTTAGTTTCTACAGCAATTCACAAAAAGGATATTTATCGTCACTACATCGGTTTAGATTCCTGTATGGCAAACCTTATGCGTCCAGCTTTATATGGTTCTTACCACCATATTACTGTAATGGGCAAAGAAAATGCACCTAAGGATCACGTGTACGATGTAACTGGTTCTTTATGTGAAAACAATGATAAATTTGCTATTCAACGTGAGTTGCCAAAAATCGATATTGGCGATCGTATCATCATTCATGATGCTGGTGCGCATGGTCACTCCATGGGCTTCAACTATAATGGTAAATTGCGCTCAGCTGAGTTGTTATTGCATAAAGACGGTTCTGTTACACAAATTCGTCGTGCTGAAACATATGATGATTTGTTTGGCACCCTCGATTTCTCTAACCTATAA
- a CDS encoding DoxX family protein, which translates to MLSFIFKSKPNYINFGLLVYRLALGISMFYHGYLKYLSGAEGLYKVGAMLAPLGVPGGYEILGTMAAYAEMIGGVLIVIGLFTRIGSLLLIGTLAIATTLNLSGSFFSWDYPSQMGFGALMLFFAGAGRYSLDKALFK; encoded by the coding sequence ATGTTAAGCTTTATTTTTAAAAGTAAACCTAATTATATTAATTTTGGCCTCTTAGTTTACCGTTTGGCACTTGGTATTTCCATGTTTTATCATGGATATTTAAAGTACTTGAGCGGTGCTGAAGGCCTTTATAAAGTTGGAGCTATGTTGGCACCATTAGGTGTACCTGGTGGTTATGAAATTTTAGGTACTATGGCCGCATATGCAGAAATGATAGGTGGTGTACTTATAGTAATTGGTCTATTTACACGAATTGGATCTTTGTTACTCATAGGTACATTAGCAATAGCAACGACATTAAATCTTAGTGGTAGTTTCTTTAGCTGGGATTATCCATCTCAAATGGGCTTCGGTGCTCTTATGTTGTTCTTCGCTGGCGCAGGTCGCTATAGCCTTGATAAAGCTTTATTTAAATAA
- the sufB gene encoding Fe-S cluster assembly protein SufB: MEERKKTQVADMDRGVYDIKNDFEYSYISDAGLTEDIIREIWSNKNEPEWMLDFRLKSLEIYNRMGIPNWIPDITGLDMANIHTYVKPKVDMKENWDEVPEEIKSTFDRLGIPEAEKTSLAGVGAQYDSEVVYHSIQEDLVKQGVIYTDIETALHEHEEIVKKYWMTLIPPTDHKWAALHGAVWSGGSFVYVPAGVQVEIPLQSYFRLNAPGAGQFEHTMIIVEEGAKLHFIEGCSAPKYDVSNLHAGAVELFVKDNATLRYSTIENWSKNMYNLNTKRCVVGKGGTIEWVSGSFGSKVSCLYPMSILNGKGAHAEFTGVTFAGEGQFLDTGCKVVHNAPYTTSNVNSKSISKSGGAAIYRGLLKIGPKAEHSKATVSCESLMLDAESQSDTIPAIIVENDNVDLGHEAKIGRISDEAIFYLMTRGISEEEARAMLVRGFVEPISKELPLEYAVEMNNLINLELEGSIG, translated from the coding sequence ATGGAAGAAAGAAAGAAAACCCAAGTCGCGGATATGGACCGTGGTGTCTACGATATTAAGAATGACTTTGAATATTCTTATATTTCTGATGCTGGTTTAACAGAAGATATTATCCGTGAAATTTGGTCTAATAAAAATGAACCTGAATGGATGCTTGACTTCCGTTTGAAATCTTTAGAAATCTACAATCGCATGGGTATTCCAAATTGGATTCCTGATATTACTGGCTTAGATATGGCAAATATCCATACTTATGTTAAGCCAAAAGTAGATATGAAAGAAAACTGGGACGAAGTTCCAGAAGAAATTAAAAGTACTTTTGACCGCTTAGGTATTCCAGAAGCGGAAAAAACATCTCTTGCAGGTGTTGGTGCTCAATATGACTCTGAAGTTGTATACCACAGTATTCAAGAAGATCTTGTTAAACAAGGCGTTATCTATACTGATATTGAAACTGCACTTCATGAGCATGAAGAAATCGTAAAAAAATACTGGATGACATTGATTCCACCTACAGATCATAAATGGGCTGCTCTTCATGGTGCCGTTTGGTCTGGCGGTTCCTTTGTATATGTTCCAGCAGGCGTACAAGTAGAGATTCCATTGCAATCCTATTTCCGCTTGAATGCACCAGGTGCTGGTCAGTTTGAACATACTATGATCATCGTAGAAGAAGGGGCTAAATTGCACTTCATCGAAGGTTGTTCTGCTCCTAAATACGACGTATCTAACCTTCATGCCGGTGCCGTTGAATTGTTTGTAAAGGATAATGCTACATTGCGTTATTCTACAATTGAAAACTGGTCCAAAAACATGTACAACCTTAATACAAAGCGTTGTGTAGTAGGTAAAGGTGGTACTATTGAGTGGGTATCTGGTTCCTTTGGTTCTAAAGTATCTTGCTTGTATCCAATGAGTATCCTTAATGGTAAAGGTGCACATGCTGAATTCACAGGTGTAACATTTGCTGGCGAAGGACAATTCCTTGATACTGGTTGTAAGGTAGTTCATAATGCTCCTTACACAACTAGTAATGTAAACTCTAAATCTATTTCCAAATCCGGTGGTGCTGCTATTTACCGTGGCCTTTTGAAAATTGGCCCTAAAGCAGAACATTCCAAAGCGACTGTATCTTGTGAATCCTTGATGCTTGATGCAGAGTCTCAATCTGATACAATTCCAGCTATTATCGTAGAAAACGATAATGTGGATTTAGGTCATGAAGCTAAAATCGGTCGTATTTCCGACGAAGCGATTTTCTATCTCATGACACGTGGTATTAGCGAAGAAGAAGCTCGTGCAATGCTCGTTCGTGGTTTCGTTGAGCCAATCTCCAAAGAATTACCACTTGAGTATGCTGTAGAAATGAACAATCTAATCAATCTTGAATTAGAAGGTTCTATCGGTTAA
- the groL gene encoding chaperonin GroEL (60 kDa chaperone family; promotes refolding of misfolded polypeptides especially under stressful conditions; forms two stacked rings of heptamers to form a barrel-shaped 14mer; ends can be capped by GroES; misfolded proteins enter the barrel where they are refolded when GroES binds), translating to MAKEILFNEEARRALGRGVDQLANAVKVTLGPKGRNVVLDKKFGSPTITNDGVTIARDIELPDPFENMGAQLVKEVATKTNDVAGDGTTTATVLAQAMIQEGMRNVAAGANPMILKKGIETAVKTLVEEIKKRSIKVSGKAEIAQVASVSAADEEIGGLIAEAMEKVGNDGVITVEESKGLQTALNVVEGMQFDRGYISPYMVTDPDRMEAVMDNPYILITDRKISAIADMLPTLEKVVKVGKELLIIAEDVEGEALATLVVNRLRGTFKAVAVKAPGFGDRRKAMLEDIAILTGGTVITEDMGRKLDSVELTDLGTARQVRITKDETTIIDGVGDKDVIAKRVSQIRAQVEETTSEFDREKLQERLAKLSGGVAVIEVGAATEVEMKDKKLRIEDALNATRAAVEEGIVAGGGTTFIDIIPALNTLEATGDVQTGINLVKRAVEEPLRQIAYNAGLEGSVVVEKVKNTEAGVGFNALTEEYIDMVKAGIVDPAKVTRSALQNAASIASLVLTTETIVADKVEENAAVPAMPPMGGMGGMM from the coding sequence ATGGCAAAAGAAATCTTGTTTAATGAAGAAGCTCGTCGCGCTTTAGGTCGTGGCGTTGATCAATTGGCAAACGCTGTAAAAGTTACATTGGGACCAAAAGGTCGTAATGTTGTATTGGATAAAAAATTCGGTTCCCCAACAATCACAAATGATGGTGTAACTATTGCTCGTGATATCGAACTTCCAGATCCATTTGAAAACATGGGCGCTCAATTAGTTAAAGAAGTTGCTACTAAAACTAACGACGTAGCTGGTGATGGTACTACTACTGCAACAGTATTGGCACAAGCTATGATTCAAGAAGGTATGCGCAACGTAGCAGCTGGTGCTAACCCAATGATCTTGAAAAAAGGTATTGAAACAGCAGTTAAAACATTGGTTGAAGAAATCAAAAAACGTTCCATTAAAGTTTCTGGTAAAGCTGAAATCGCTCAAGTTGCAAGTGTATCCGCTGCAGACGAAGAAATCGGTGGCTTAATTGCTGAAGCTATGGAAAAAGTAGGTAACGACGGCGTTATCACTGTAGAAGAATCCAAAGGCTTGCAAACTGCATTAAACGTAGTAGAAGGTATGCAATTTGACCGTGGTTACATTTCCCCATACATGGTAACTGATCCTGACCGTATGGAAGCTGTTATGGATAACCCATACATCTTGATTACTGACCGTAAAATCAGTGCTATCGCTGATATGTTGCCAACACTTGAAAAAGTGGTAAAAGTAGGTAAAGAACTTCTTATCATCGCTGAAGATGTAGAAGGTGAAGCATTGGCTACATTGGTAGTAAACCGCTTGCGTGGTACTTTCAAAGCAGTAGCTGTAAAGGCTCCTGGCTTCGGTGACCGTCGTAAAGCTATGCTTGAAGATATCGCTATTTTGACTGGTGGTACTGTAATTACTGAAGATATGGGCCGCAAACTTGATTCTGTAGAACTTACTGATCTTGGTACAGCTCGTCAAGTTCGCATCACTAAAGATGAAACTACAATCATCGATGGTGTAGGCGATAAAGATGTAATTGCTAAACGTGTAAGCCAAATTCGTGCACAAGTAGAAGAAACAACTTCCGAATTCGACCGTGAAAAATTACAAGAACGTCTTGCAAAATTATCCGGTGGTGTTGCAGTTATTGAAGTAGGTGCTGCTACAGAAGTTGAAATGAAAGATAAAAAACTTCGTATCGAAGATGCATTGAACGCAACTCGCGCTGCTGTTGAAGAAGGTATCGTAGCTGGTGGTGGCACTACATTCATCGATATCATCCCTGCATTGAACACATTGGAAGCTACTGGTGATGTTCAAACTGGTATTAACCTTGTTAAACGTGCAGTAGAAGAACCTCTTCGTCAAATCGCTTACAATGCTGGTCTTGAAGGTTCCGTTGTAGTAGAAAAAGTTAAAAATACAGAAGCTGGTGTTGGTTTCAACGCATTGACTGAAGAATATATCGACATGGTTAAAGCTGGTATCGTGGATCCTGCTAAAGTAACACGTTCTGCGCTTCAAAATGCTGCATCCATCGCATCTCTTGTATTGACTACTGAAACAATCGTAGCTGACAAAGTAGAAGAAAATGCTGCAGTACCTGCAATGCCTCCAATGGGTGGCATGGGCGGTATGATGTAA